Proteins encoded within one genomic window of candidate division WOR-3 bacterium:
- a CDS encoding TolC family protein, with translation MLLFVSILLSATLTLQDAVKIALINNQSILFPSNQQYQSAKLEYKIHNAQYYPQLRFFSLSGNNLKRFRSTLILSDKVIPYLGTDLEANLFVNPFNTRDGELRVSLIQPLSPQRILESFLSEKSTRDNLNIAEIQKDIAKQNLILEVVNSYFGLVRILNSIKRVEQSIKSTESLIEVIKVKVEGGLAAPSELSNFYLQRNLEIASYEELLQSFRIAKEEFLRLLGIEIEDSLVLQEDIPLNVGDFDLETCWKRALQKNPELMIFKIQLNQIKGNLKAQKLYFFPDVNFSFNYTRPFEVFSGIFSPQMELSLQWPLFTAGILKSRKKLAEEQYKLALFNYEELKYRLRKEIENLLFQIEVAKKKLKLYEASRELAAEALKVAELKYRSGTLSYQEYYFNLQRYEETEENYFNLKTEVFILYTRLLRLMGELNLERIQQ, from the coding sequence ATGCTCCTTTTTGTATCAATTTTGTTGAGTGCAACCTTAACGCTCCAGGATGCGGTTAAAATTGCTTTAATAAACAATCAAAGCATCTTGTTCCCATCAAATCAGCAATATCAGAGTGCAAAACTGGAGTATAAAATACATAATGCCCAATATTATCCTCAGCTGCGCTTTTTTTCATTGTCGGGAAATAACTTAAAGCGCTTTAGGAGCACACTTATTTTAAGTGATAAGGTTATTCCGTATTTAGGTACTGATCTTGAGGCTAATTTGTTTGTAAACCCCTTTAATACCAGGGATGGAGAATTAAGGGTTAGTTTGATTCAGCCCCTAAGCCCACAAAGAATTCTTGAAAGTTTTCTTAGTGAGAAAAGCACACGGGATAACCTGAATATAGCAGAGATTCAGAAGGATATTGCGAAGCAAAATTTAATTTTAGAGGTGGTAAACAGCTACTTTGGGCTTGTGAGGATTTTAAACAGTATCAAGAGGGTTGAACAGTCCATTAAAAGCACCGAATCTTTAATCGAGGTAATTAAAGTAAAAGTAGAAGGTGGTCTTGCAGCGCCATCGGAACTGTCCAACTTTTACTTGCAGAGAAATTTAGAGATTGCAAGCTATGAAGAGCTGTTGCAAAGTTTCAGAATCGCGAAGGAAGAATTTTTGAGGCTCCTGGGAATTGAAATTGAGGATTCTTTGGTTTTGCAGGAGGATATACCTCTGAATGTTGGTGATTTTGATCTTGAAACTTGCTGGAAAAGGGCCCTTCAAAAAAATCCAGAGTTAATGATTTTCAAGATCCAATTAAATCAGATTAAAGGCAATTTAAAGGCTCAGAAGTTATATTTTTTCCCGGATGTAAATTTCTCTTTTAATTATACGAGGCCTTTTGAAGTTTTTTCAGGGATTTTCTCCCCACAAATGGAACTTTCTTTGCAGTGGCCCTTGTTCACTGCCGGAATTCTGAAAAGTAGGAAAAAGTTGGCAGAAGAGCAATATAAGTTAGCGCTTTTTAACTACGAGGAATTGAAATATAGGCTAAGGAAGGAAATTGAAAATTTGCTGTTCCAAATAGAGGTTGCAAAAAAGAAGCTCAAACTCTATGAAGCTTCCCGCGAACTGGCCGCGGAAGCCCTTAAGGTTGCTGAATTAAAGTATCGTTCTGGCACTTTGTCTTACCAGGAATATTATTTTAACCTTCAGAGGTATGAGGAGACCGAGGAAAACTATTTTAATCTAAAAACGGAGGTGTTTATCCTTTACACGAGACTTTTAAGATTAATGGGTGAGCTCAACTTAGAGAGGATTCAGCAATGA
- a CDS encoding M23 family metallopeptidase, protein MKVLKIVGSIVITLTLVGLANAFVWPTSGTITSVVGWRVHPVTGEWKYHYGTDIAAPTGRGVGNAGRGRVTVAGWVSGYGNAIYIDHSAYSAGWETRYAHLSAIYVRVGQSLTSFDLTIGAVGNTGVSTGPHLHWELRKYGVAQKPNGSVGQYVTRGTFCGI, encoded by the coding sequence ATGAAAGTCCTAAAAATAGTAGGCTCAATAGTAATAACACTTACATTAGTTGGCTTGGCCAATGCCTTTGTATGGCCCACCAGTGGAACAATAACGTCTGTTGTAGGGTGGAGAGTCCATCCTGTAACTGGTGAGTGGAAGTATCATTATGGAACGGATATAGCTGCTCCAACGGGAAGAGGTGTCGGCAACGCTGGTAGAGGCAGAGTAACGGTTGCTGGTTGGGTTAGTGGTTACGGGAATGCAATTTATATTGACCATAGTGCCTACTCCGCTGGTTGGGAGACGAGGTACGCTCATTTGAGCGCTATCTACGTTAGGGTTGGGCAGTCCTTAACTTCTTTCGATTTAACGATAGGTGCTGTTGGGAATACCGGTGTATCAACGGGTCCACATCTCCATTGGGAATTGAGAAAGTATGGAGTTGCGCAAAAGCCTAATGGAAGTGTTGGACAGTATGTAACCAGAGGAACGTTCTGCGGAATATAA
- a CDS encoding nitroreductase family protein, whose protein sequence is MLRDLIIKNRSYRRYYEDHQVSRETLLELIDLARLSPSSMNLQPLRYIIVNTPERCALIFQNVTWAAYLKDWGGPKEGERPSAYIIVLAEKDLSKNYLIDAGLATQSILLGAVEKGLGGCIMGSLNRDNVRKLFNIPDKYEIIYAIAIGKPKETVVIEEVGPDGDIRYWRDEKYIHHVPKRRLEDIVLDL, encoded by the coding sequence CAGAAGATATTACGAGGATCATCAAGTAAGTCGTGAAACTTTGCTTGAACTTATTGACCTTGCAAGGCTTTCCCCATCCAGTATGAATTTGCAGCCCTTAAGGTACATTATTGTCAATACCCCCGAGAGGTGCGCGTTGATTTTTCAAAACGTCACCTGGGCGGCCTACCTTAAAGATTGGGGTGGCCCGAAGGAAGGCGAAAGGCCATCGGCGTATATTATAGTTCTCGCAGAAAAAGATCTTTCAAAGAATTATTTGATTGACGCAGGTCTTGCAACCCAGTCGATACTCCTTGGCGCTGTAGAAAAAGGACTTGGCGGTTGCATAATGGGTTCCTTGAATCGAGATAATGTAAGGAAACTCTTTAATATTCCTGATAAGTATGAAATTATTTATGCGATTGCCATCGGGAAACCAAAGGAGACTGTTGTAATTGAAGAAGTGGGGCCTGATGGAGATATAAGATACTGGAGAGACGAAAAGTACATTCACCATGTTCCAAAGAGGCGGCTTGAGGATATCGTCCTGGATTTGTAA
- a CDS encoding ABC transporter permease — protein MYLRDLFYISWQTFKAHKLRTFLSLLGVFIGITVLVVVTNLSQLAKGKVHDFVSKMGIETFRIDYYFFGNVTFETATRELPRRLTPEDLQFIRKSCPHVKEICEVLFLIFRTQRDPFIINGMGVSPNYESMADVRVLKGRFINELDMRLKREVCVIEESPAVYNLFGRMPSIGEFINLEGNFYEVVGIVKRNKLVYPERENVIEIFIPYSTVLSKYGQVYGEIYVSALNSAVVNLAMEEVNKALKVLFNGKQEYKSFSHSILLKESLKTVNFFSTILLVISILSLLVGCIGIMNVMLISVTERTSEIGIRMAVGARRRDIFFQFLIESTIVCLVGGFLGVALGIFATGVIGPIFKFEPRFEFLGMFVGTLFSIMVGLMAGVFPAFRASRLNPSEALRYE, from the coding sequence ATGTACCTGAGGGACCTATTTTACATATCCTGGCAAACCTTTAAGGCGCATAAATTAAGAACGTTTCTCTCGTTACTTGGAGTTTTCATTGGCATAACAGTTCTTGTGGTAGTTACAAATCTATCCCAATTAGCGAAGGGGAAAGTTCATGATTTCGTTTCGAAGATGGGTATTGAAACTTTTCGCATCGACTATTATTTTTTTGGTAATGTTACCTTCGAGACTGCGACCCGAGAGTTGCCTCGCCGGTTGACTCCTGAGGACCTTCAATTTATAAGAAAAAGTTGTCCCCATGTAAAAGAAATTTGTGAGGTCTTGTTTTTGATTTTTCGAACCCAGAGGGATCCTTTTATCATAAATGGAATGGGGGTATCGCCCAATTACGAATCCATGGCCGATGTCAGGGTTTTGAAAGGGAGGTTTATAAACGAATTAGATATGAGATTAAAAAGAGAGGTCTGTGTAATTGAAGAGAGCCCGGCTGTTTATAATTTGTTTGGGAGAATGCCCTCCATTGGGGAGTTTATTAATCTGGAAGGCAATTTCTATGAAGTTGTGGGGATTGTGAAGCGAAACAAGTTAGTTTATCCAGAAAGAGAGAACGTAATCGAGATTTTTATACCCTATTCAACAGTTTTGTCAAAATATGGGCAAGTGTATGGTGAGATTTATGTTTCAGCATTAAATTCCGCAGTAGTCAATTTGGCGATGGAGGAGGTCAATAAAGCTCTTAAAGTTTTGTTCAATGGCAAACAAGAATACAAAAGCTTCTCTCATTCAATTCTACTTAAAGAGAGCCTTAAAACAGTAAATTTCTTTTCCACTATTCTTTTGGTTATTTCAATTCTTTCGCTACTTGTAGGATGCATTGGAATTATGAATGTTATGTTAATTTCGGTTACAGAGAGGACTTCGGAGATCGGGATAAGGATGGCAGTGGGTGCAAGGAGAAGGGACATCTTTTTTCAATTTTTAATTGAGAGTACAATAGTTTGCTTAGTGGGTGGTTTTCTCGGAGTGGCGCTTGGGATATTCGCCACTGGAGTTATAGGGCCAATTTTTAAATTTGAACCCCGTTTTGAGTTTCTTGGGATGTTTGTCGGCACCCTCTTTTCAATAATGGTTGGTTTGATGGCGGGAGTTTTTCCAGCCTTTAGGGCAAGTAGATTAAATCCTTCTGAGGCCTTAAGATATGAGTAA
- a CDS encoding efflux RND transporter periplasmic adaptor subunit, with protein MMKKAIILFFSLVVALTSLVLVYRVLGARLNAKVVKIAEVTRGDLVLKVKAPGFITSRRIFTVTAPIAGEIKGVSEQLVAGSGVKKNEVLCYIVPTAEEEKNLLEDLKFAEMNFELAEKDLEVAKRLYEMKAISYQEYRAKEISFLREKSNLDKLRAKLEPRPVYSPIDGILVKIEVKNGQIVNGGKDLFVVADLNSLVAVLSVFESDINRVYPGMKGNIIIDGEVKFTGEVENISLMREEASSGTTPTYKVYVNITEKVDPTAVLRLGETVVGELVYRTIRNVMVLPLEAINYEAGSLSRTFVYVYKNGRAKRRYVSVGETDGVLIEIKGGLKEGEKVITYGSYYVKDGEWVKVEK; from the coding sequence ATGATGAAAAAAGCTATAATCCTGTTTTTCTCACTGGTTGTTGCATTGACTTCCTTGGTATTGGTCTATAGAGTATTAGGTGCGAGATTGAATGCTAAGGTGGTAAAGATAGCAGAAGTCACCAGAGGGGATTTGGTTCTAAAGGTTAAGGCTCCAGGTTTCATAACTTCGAGGAGAATCTTTACTGTAACAGCTCCAATTGCTGGTGAAATAAAGGGTGTAAGCGAACAGCTGGTGGCAGGATCCGGAGTCAAGAAGAATGAAGTGTTGTGCTATATTGTTCCAACTGCGGAAGAAGAAAAGAATTTGCTCGAAGATTTGAAGTTTGCAGAGATGAACTTTGAGCTGGCGGAAAAGGATTTGGAGGTGGCGAAAAGGCTCTATGAAATGAAGGCGATTTCCTATCAGGAATATAGAGCTAAGGAGATTTCATTTTTAAGAGAGAAGTCTAATCTTGACAAGCTCCGGGCAAAGCTTGAACCGAGGCCTGTTTATTCACCCATAGATGGGATACTGGTAAAGATAGAGGTGAAGAATGGTCAAATTGTCAATGGAGGAAAGGATTTGTTCGTGGTTGCAGATCTAAATTCCCTTGTAGCGGTTTTAAGTGTTTTCGAGTCAGACATTAATAGAGTTTATCCAGGTATGAAGGGCAATATCATTATCGATGGCGAAGTTAAATTTACCGGAGAGGTGGAAAACATAAGTCTGATGCGGGAAGAAGCTTCCTCAGGCACCACGCCAACTTATAAAGTTTATGTTAATATCACTGAAAAGGTTGATCCTACGGCAGTTCTGAGGCTTGGTGAGACTGTTGTAGGTGAACTGGTTTACAGAACGATAAGGAATGTAATGGTCTTACCTTTGGAGGCAATTAATTATGAAGCGGGGAGCCTTTCTAGGACTTTTGTGTATGTCTATAAGAATGGTAGAGCGAAGAGAAGGTATGTCTCGGTGGGGGAGACAGACGGGGTCCTAATCGAAATTAAGGGAGGATTGAAGGAAGGGGAAAAGGTAATAACCTATGGAAGTTACTACGTGAAGGACGGCGAGTGGGTTAAGGTTGAGAAATAA